DNA from Mugil cephalus isolate CIBA_MC_2020 chromosome 5, CIBA_Mcephalus_1.1, whole genome shotgun sequence:
GACCAAAATACACAGCGGGGTAGTGTTCGTGTCGGTGCGAGCACTTCAAACAACAGTGATGTTGTTTGAAGTAAACCGGAAAAGACCCCAGAGACTCGGAGTCTGACGTTTATGAAGcaagattatttttgtttaaacacTGAAGAATGCAAGTGTTAAAGTTTTAATCAGATCCAGACGCccttaatttctttctttggaaAGTTTGTTCCACCATTACTGAAAATtatgtctttttattcttttaatacTGAGAAAATGTTCTGTGTGCATTAGCAAGAGAACTAAAGGTGATATTTAAAAGTTACGGAtaagtaactaattactttttaaatgcGGTAACTGGCAACTGGAGCTAATTTTCTTGCTCTGTTTTACAGACAGTCAGTCTTTAAGGTCCaatgtatatacagtaaatatattgAGAAGATATACATTAAAGCTAATTTACATGGTATGAAgtgtctatctatctacctatctatctatctgtgctacactttaatttctttcatgATTCTGTGCTCtgccacattttatttatccatctCGGCGTGTGTCTTAACCTCGTTGTGTCCAGGTCCGTCAGTTGTTTCTGCAAAGCGTCCACTTTTCCTTCCAGCTCCAGCTTCATGTCCTTGTCCGACTGGTCGCTCAGCTTCCGCTCCTTCTCCGTGTTCTGTAGTCTGGCCAAGAACGTCAATTCAAAAGTGCGTTACTTATTATTTAACACGCGGCAGCTGCCGCGTAGCACGTGGCATCGCTTACCTCTGCTCTATCTCCAGCATGGCCTGCTCCATGTCGTTCATCTTCTGTTCGAGCTGCAAAGCCTCCGCCTGCTTTTTCTCTGCCTGTCGTTCCgagtcctaaaaaaaaaacgcgccgGTTGGGTTAAGCGTCTGAAATGTCCGAGCGTgcgagaagaaaaaggaaggcTTCTGCGCTTACCTGAGCTTTGTGGAACATTTGAAGGTTCAGAGCCTTGACTTGGTCGAGCTGGACCCGCAGCGCTGCCAGCGCGTCCTGCTTCTCGTGCGTgtccttctccagcagcttcatggCCACCTCCATCTCCTGCTTCAGCCCCACCTGGAGCTCCAGCTCGTGCTCCAGCTCCTAACGTCGTCCGCGGGAAACATAACAGTCAGGGTCTCGTCACGGACACTTCCTGCTCCTGGCTACGGTGCATTCTAGCACCACCTTTTTGATACCAGACCTGGCGGATGCGCTTCTCCTCCTTGTACTGCTTCCACACCACACTGTACATCTCATCCAGGCCTTGTCGGGTCTGTTTGTACGTCTCCAGCTCCACCTGGCTGTCCTGAAGGGCTGCCTGGAGACCGATACAGCctggttatttttttaaataaagagcGATTTACCTACGAGTTATCTGTATCTGCTTTCAAACCTCTTCCTTCTTCTGGCTGCACTGCACGATGGACTCATTCTCCTTCCTCAGCTGTTCGTGTTCCTCTCGCAGAGAGTTGATTCTGTCCGTAGCTGCTGTCAGCTGAGGAGgggtaaaaacacacacgtttTCCAGTCAGGGAAACGCTCAGGCTGCATCAACAAATTCATGGCGGCATCAGAATCGCACGGCTCGACGCCTGACCTCTTCTACCAGTTTGCTGTTGGTCTTCTCCAAAGAGTCCATCTTGGCCTGGAGGTCAGTGACGGTGCCACTGAGGTGACGGTTCAACTCCTCGATGTAGTGCTTCTGATCCAATATGGCTGTCATCTTGGAATCACTGAAACGGAGTGGGAATTAAAAGGTGAACGCACAGTCCGAGCTGCTACAagtacaactacaacaacaacccagAGCGTGGACGAGATCTGAAACTGGGCACTACTCACTCTTTCTGAGTCTCGCTGTTGGCAGGGTCTTTCAGATAAAGGGAGAAGTCAATAACTCCCACCTACACGGGAGAGACAGACGGGTCGCTGTGTGTTCTGACTGACTTGTTACTCTGGGGAGGAGGCAACTGCTGCCTGTTTAAAACTTACCTGAGAATCCATATCCTCCCCTTTAATGCAGAGATTAGCGTCAATAACATTGAGGCCCACCAGAAGACCCCCGATCACcgcgccctcctcctccatcatcaagGCTCCAGAGTCATAAAACTCACtaggggataaaaaaaaaaaaaaaaaaaaggataagtATGTTTACATCACAGTAGAAAAGGCTCCTAATGGAGGCCACATTCAGattttgcattaacatccatacTGGGTGTGATTTAAAAAACTTACCGATACTATAAAGTAAAAGTGAAGCGTATTTCTTCAACTAAATCAAAAACTCAAATACTAAATGTGACCTGTTTGAACAAACAGACCCTATTGTATCTGATACGCCTCATGTCCTGCACTCTGAATACATTTTACTCAAATCAGGAAGCAGGTACAGGGTTCCTCTATGTACAGTCTGTAGAGTCTGAGGTCATGTGATGTCGAATTTGCGCTGAAAGCACTTTTTACCTGATCCCATTTTTTCGTTCTCATTCCGGGTGCATGACTGGAATgtgacacatgacacatgaaGACACTCTGACAATGACCCATTGTCTTTATCTACCTTTATAACCTGAGATTTTTCTGTCCCTGCTTTAGCTGCACAGTGACTGAGATTACAGAGCTTGTAAAAGTTTCCAGGGTTCATTTCTAATCCGAGCTCTGTGCAGGCctctaaaacaaataacaaaaaggtggagatgaatgaatcaCCTGTTCGTGGTTGCGACACCGCGATAGCGATCCACTAGGGACGGTGGTTGCGTGTAAAATCATATGCACCTAAAATTAggttgtttatttgcatacagtgTGCACAGCTGACTGCGCGTCCCGACTGCTGGCTGGGCACGCGTGTGAACACACACGTACTTTAAGCAGGCCACTTGCATTCAGGCCGCCCTGGTGAGGCGTTCGTGTAATAGGGCCCTGGGGATTGCTTCAACCCACCTCAGGAGGTCCTTCTGGTCCAGCAGGGCCTTCAAGTAGTCGGCCACTTTCTTCTGCATGAGCGCCAAATGCAACCAAGCCCGTCCTCTCCCCAAACCGGTCCTGAAAAAGAGCATACCAGGAGGATTCCTCCGTCACACGTGTGTGTCACAGCTTTAGGGGAACATGATTCACGGCCGCGTACTTAATGCCGGGAAGGTCTCTGGCACTTGTGGCAATGTTGACAGACTCTGGACACAACTTCTCAACCAGCTCCAGAGGTCCCCATATGGACTTGTTCTGACCGATGAAGGATTTCTTGgctgaaaaaaagcaaaaaaacacatttctgaatgCTCCTGTTTCTCTGCATGACATGTAATTAACTTCCAGCAGCTCAGTGTGCTGGCTCACCTTTAAGCCCGTGTTTGAGACAGTGCTCCAGGACGACAAAGAACTGCTGCAGGGGAGGGTAGTCCGAGTCCAGCGTCCTGCCGAGACTCAGGGAGGACTGAATCAACACTTTGATGCTGAGCTTCATCATGCTGAGCAGGTTGGACCTCTCTATTGCCATGTGGTCTTTGGGGGGCAGAGCTGTGATGGGAGGCAGAGATTGCACCAGTCAGCAAACAGGTGGAGGCTTTTGTGCATAAAAGGCAGAATGGACACagtcacatgaaaaaaagaagcaggagaagcagaagtGAGACCTCGTGCACAAGAGGAAGTATCTTTGGTGAGATGTTTACAAGTTTAATGGAAAATGTCCACTAGCTGTCAAGTCAGTTTTAGTCACATACCGGGGAGCATCTTTGAAGTGCTGTTCAGATCATTTTCGGGGTCCCTCTCCGTAGGGGAGCTCGCCACTGAGGACCCCACTGAGGGCTTCCTGGGGGCAGCAGCGTAGCTCATCCCGCTGCTAATCGTCTCCGTGGCCTTGCGAGCGAGAGACAGGATCGGAGCCGACCAGCTTGTCTCTGCAACCGGGGCCGGCGCCGGGGCCGACTTCTCGGTCCAGTCCTGGCCGTCGGTGCCGTCGGTGCCGCCGGGCTCGACGTCCGCCGCGGCCTCCGAAACTTGGGGCTCATGTATCTGCTGGGTTTCTTCACGATCCTCAACAGCTGTGTTTACTTCCCCCGCCTCGTCGGCCATGTTtgtcccccctccccttctgtCTCCGTGTTCACGTGACCGGATCAGCTCAAGCACGCGCACAGTAGGAACTAGCGGTGGGCGGGTCGATCCAAACTTCCATCATATCGATACCAACGCCGACAGAGACGTCGATCGAtacctgcagcttctctcttGTGAGAGTGCCGGGTGTAATTCCGAAAATGAAACGACAGCAAGTTGCACTATTTGTAAAAAGATACAGTGGTTCCATAAGAAACTTGTACAAgcataaaaatgaatggaaaagaaaacacagagctaAAGAAACGGAGAGCAgggtttattttactttctaaaTGCTTGAAAGAGAGAAGTGCAACGAAGGGAGaaatatagttttatatttgtattgtaGTTCCTGGACAGtctgcctggaaaaaaaaaaaaaaaaaaaaaaaaaaaaacttttttatttattctcgAGTGATAATTGTGTGTCATTTCTGAACAAAAACTTTGTGATAATAAAGTATTTCCCTTATTAACTGTATCAAACCGATTAATAGTCCAAAAGGATACattacataatataatataacatataacaatataatataacacTTAAAGGTCATGAAAATACAGATTGATTCAAATTGGTGATGGCCACCTTAAAGTTTAAAAATCATAGTCGTCATctgtatcggtatcggcgatattGGCCCTGTATTCGTTTGGTATCAGGTCGATACCAAGTCTTGCGATATCGCTAAAAACTTTGTTCTTCTTGGATTCATTAACGGGTAGTGACCGCATTATCGCCACCTACTGTTTGTAGTTTATTTCACACTATTTACATGACATGCATTTTGTAATTGTATACAAAGAATCCTTTAAACGTGGAGTtgccctttttgtttgtttgcttgtttgtttttattctattatgtGGGGTCCGGTTTCCCACAAATAACAGACAATGCATTGGTCAGATATCCTTAACATCATACAAGCAGATATATAATAGACATAAAGTAGACAATTCCAATATTCTGGTTACATTAGATTAGTAGTTACAGTCAATATACAACAATGCATCTGCGCAACGCTTAttgagagaaataaatagatgaaataaGATACAAGTAACATTCACAATTAATATTCCTAACATAATTTGTTAAACATACATTGATATGGAGATATCAGTACTGGACCAAATGGACAGTATTTTCTTCATTGTatgtacatacatgcatacatacttTCTTATACTAATACTATACTTtcttatactatactatacttttctttgtctgtctctgatGTTTGCCTGTCTTACTTACTATGCACAAAACGTGTATAAACATGACTTACAACATTTCTAGAAAAGGTTTtgggaaaacaaacattttctaaacattaaaaaagtccAAATGCGTAGACTActactgattaaaaaaaaaaaaatgtgtgtgacgACGTCAACCACATGCCTTGGCAGTCTGGTAACCGCTGTGCAAACAATGTTATCAACCAGGACAAAGACGCAATCCCTAGACGTAGCACGAGGTGGCGCATGCAGGCTGTGTGCCATCTCCACGTGGGCCCCCCTCTTCAGTCCCTCTCCAGTTTAATCCATGTCAAATAgcttcccttttttctttcagtgatcACTCTGATCATTTTGCTTTGAACTGATCTA
Protein-coding regions in this window:
- the rufy1 gene encoding RUN and FYVE domain-containing protein 1 isoform X1, whose protein sequence is MADEAGEVNTAVEDREETQQIHEPQVSEAAADVEPGGTDGTDGQDWTEKSAPAPAPVAETSWSAPILSLARKATETISSGMSYAAAPRKPSVGSSVASSPTERDPENDLNSTSKMLPALPPKDHMAIERSNLLSMMKLSIKVLIQSSLSLGRTLDSDYPPLQQFFVVLEHCLKHGLKAKKSFIGQNKSIWGPLELVEKLCPESVNIATSARDLPGIKTGLGRGRAWLHLALMQKKVADYLKALLDQKDLLSEFYDSGALMMEEEGAVIGGLLVGLNVIDANLCIKGEDMDSQVGVIDFSLYLKDPANSETQKDDSKMTAILDQKHYIEELNRHLSGTVTDLQAKMDSLEKTNSKLVEELTAATDRINSLREEHEQLRKENESIVQCSQKKEEAALQDSQVELETYKQTRQGLDEMYSVVWKQYKEEKRIRQELEHELELQVGLKQEMEVAMKLLEKDTHEKQDALAALRVQLDQVKALNLQMFHKAQDSERQAEKKQAEALQLEQKMNDMEQAMLEIEQRLQNTEKERKLSDQSDKDMKLELEGKVDALQKQLTDLDTTRLGLENELRTEREQRQSLQKALQREQDNSAELRTQLQQLQGLHSELQDLKLEKQQLQQTCEQQEQALQEMGLHLSQSKLKMEDFKEVNKALKGHAWLKDDEATNCKQCQKEFSIARRKHHCRNCGDIYCNNCSSNELALPSYPRPVRVCDMCHSLLLQRSSSTAS
- the rufy1 gene encoding RUN and FYVE domain-containing protein 1 isoform X2 is translated as MAIERSNLLSMMKLSIKVLIQSSLSLGRTLDSDYPPLQQFFVVLEHCLKHGLKAKKSFIGQNKSIWGPLELVEKLCPESVNIATSARDLPGIKTGLGRGRAWLHLALMQKKVADYLKALLDQKDLLSEFYDSGALMMEEEGAVIGGLLVGLNVIDANLCIKGEDMDSQVGVIDFSLYLKDPANSETQKDDSKMTAILDQKHYIEELNRHLSGTVTDLQAKMDSLEKTNSKLVEELTAATDRINSLREEHEQLRKENESIVQCSQKKEEAALQDSQVELETYKQTRQGLDEMYSVVWKQYKEEKRIRQELEHELELQVGLKQEMEVAMKLLEKDTHEKQDALAALRVQLDQVKALNLQMFHKAQDSERQAEKKQAEALQLEQKMNDMEQAMLEIEQRLQNTEKERKLSDQSDKDMKLELEGKVDALQKQLTDLDTTRLGLENELRTEREQRQSLQKALQREQDNSAELRTQLQQLQGLHSELQDLKLEKQQLQQTCEQQEQALQEMGLHLSQSKLKMEDFKEVNKALKGHAWLKDDEATNCKQCQKEFSIARRKHHCRNCGDIYCNNCSSNELALPSYPRPVRVCDMCHSLLLQRSSSTAS